One Bradyrhizobium sp. CCGB12 genomic window carries:
- a CDS encoding MbtH family protein: MMVFDRDDVTFTVVVNHEEQYSIWPTFKEIPGGWKAVGKTGSKKECLDHIEQVWTDMRPLSLRKFMDAAAPQRSA; this comes from the coding sequence ATGATGGTGTTCGACAGAGACGACGTCACCTTCACCGTCGTCGTCAATCACGAAGAGCAATACTCCATCTGGCCGACGTTCAAGGAAATTCCGGGCGGCTGGAAGGCGGTGGGCAAGACGGGCAGCAAGAAGGAATGTCTCGACCACATCGAACAGGTGTGGACCGACATGCGCCCGCTCAGCTTGCGCAAGTTCATGGACGCCGCGGCACCTCAGCGGTCGGCGTAG